A section of the Pedobacter sp. HDW13 genome encodes:
- a CDS encoding transglycosylase domain-containing protein encodes MRIPKIKIPKKYLKIGAWVLGVFMVICIALGAVAYSKREALLKKMVAKAIAKADKDYGLEVKIGSAGFTGLSTVKMTAISVVPKERDTLSNIGELSVSVKLFPLIFGHVKLSEVKLNQGFVSIVLKDSTTNIDFILKRKKKDSTATKNKVNLSEIASNILNQVLYKIPDDMDVKNMVFKLNDHDTAKLTFDTEAVIDGGDLKSSINVNNGESMWHVNGYVNPGSKELSFMAYADGKKLELPYLNNKLHAKLSFDTLQTELKNAKYSGDDYKISGSWSVKNMLVNQPRIASNDIVVQSAKLDADILVGPNYIALDSTSTAYLKNAQIHPYIKYTLGKNKIYELKLNAEEQDAQAVLNAFPQGLFESLEGLRVQGKVKYNLNFYLDTKIPDSVRFSSTLTPVDFKIVQWGKTNLQKINGPFVYTPYEYGKPMRDITIGPANPNFTPLSAISKNFINAVLTAEDPSFFTHNGFVEESIRKSIAVNFKEKKFKRGGSTISMQLVKNVYLSRQKTLARKAEEILIVWLIEHNHLVSKQRMLEVYFNIMELGQNIYGIGEASRYYFGKQPADLTIGDGLFLASIVPKPKASMYKFMADGSLKPYMFNYFRFMGNIMARRGLTASDTSGYGFYNVRLREGLRQYLAPDTAVIDTTAFDDDEDGLPPVIMQDKNKSLFDRIFGGGSKKDTTTVKPVAGPDTAKSKKQLRQERREERRRQKELEKSQGQ; translated from the coding sequence ATGCGCATACCAAAAATTAAGATCCCTAAAAAATATTTAAAAATCGGAGCCTGGGTTTTAGGTGTGTTTATGGTTATTTGCATTGCGCTTGGCGCCGTAGCCTATAGCAAAAGAGAAGCACTGCTTAAAAAAATGGTGGCCAAGGCCATTGCCAAAGCCGATAAAGATTATGGTTTGGAGGTTAAAATTGGTTCTGCTGGCTTTACCGGCTTAAGTACTGTAAAAATGACCGCTATTTCCGTTGTCCCCAAAGAAAGAGACACCCTTTCTAACATTGGCGAGCTGAGTGTATCGGTAAAACTTTTCCCGCTTATATTCGGTCATGTTAAGCTTTCGGAAGTAAAATTAAACCAGGGCTTTGTAAGCATTGTGCTAAAAGATTCGACCACCAACATCGATTTCATTTTAAAAAGAAAGAAAAAAGACAGCACTGCAACTAAAAACAAGGTCAACCTTTCAGAAATAGCCAGCAACATTTTAAATCAGGTTTTGTACAAAATACCTGATGATATGGATGTGAAAAACATGGTTTTTAAACTGAACGACCATGACACAGCCAAATTAACCTTTGACACTGAAGCCGTTATTGATGGGGGAGACCTGAAATCAAGCATTAATGTAAATAATGGCGAATCGATGTGGCATGTTAACGGCTACGTTAACCCAGGCAGCAAAGAATTAAGCTTTATGGCTTATGCTGATGGAAAAAAACTTGAACTGCCATACCTGAACAATAAATTACACGCCAAATTAAGCTTTGATACTCTGCAAACTGAGCTTAAAAACGCCAAATATAGTGGCGATGATTATAAAATTTCGGGCTCATGGTCTGTTAAAAACATGCTCGTTAATCAGCCGCGAATTGCCTCGAACGATATTGTGGTACAAAGTGCCAAATTGGATGCTGACATTTTAGTGGGTCCAAATTATATTGCATTGGATAGTACATCAACTGCTTATTTAAAAAATGCGCAGATCCACCCTTATATCAAATACACACTGGGTAAAAACAAAATTTACGAGCTTAAATTAAATGCCGAGGAGCAGGATGCACAAGCCGTTTTGAATGCTTTTCCACAAGGCTTGTTCGAATCATTAGAAGGTTTGAGGGTTCAGGGCAAGGTAAAATATAACCTCAATTTTTATCTCGACACCAAAATTCCAGACAGCGTTCGTTTTAGTTCTACACTTACCCCAGTCGATTTTAAGATTGTGCAATGGGGCAAAACCAACTTGCAAAAAATCAACGGCCCCTTCGTTTACACGCCTTACGAATATGGAAAACCAATGCGCGACATCACCATTGGTCCGGCAAATCCCAATTTCACCCCACTTTCGGCCATATCGAAAAACTTCATCAATGCGGTATTAACCGCCGAAGATCCTTCGTTTTTTACACACAACGGCTTTGTTGAAGAGTCTATCCGTAAATCGATCGCTGTAAATTTTAAAGAAAAGAAGTTTAAGCGCGGTGGCAGCACCATCAGCATGCAGCTGGTTAAAAATGTGTATTTAAGCCGTCAAAAAACATTGGCCCGTAAAGCTGAAGAAATTTTAATTGTTTGGCTTATTGAGCATAACCATTTGGTAAGCAAGCAACGCATGTTGGAGGTTTATTTCAACATTATGGAGCTTGGCCAGAATATTTACGGAATAGGTGAGGCCTCGAGATATTATTTTGGCAAACAGCCAGCTGACTTAACCATTGGCGATGGCTTATTTTTAGCCAGTATTGTACCTAAACCGAAGGCTTCGATGTATAAATTTATGGCCGATGGAAGCTTGAAACCTTACATGTTTAACTACTTCAGGTTTATGGGTAATATTATGGCCCGAAGGGGCCTGACTGCGAGCGATACATCTGGTTATGGTTTCTACAATGTACGCTTAAGAGAAGGCTTGCGTCAATATCTGGCACCTGATACCGCCGTAATCGACACCACAGCTTTCGATGATGACGAGGATGGATTACCTCCGGTAATTATGCAGGACAAAAACAAAAGCTTGTTCGACCGTATTTTTGGTGGCGGATCTAAAAAAGATACAACTACCGTTAAGCCCGTTGCCGGACCGGATACTGCCAAATCAAAAAAGCAGTTGAGACAGGAACGTCGGGAAGAACGAAGAAGACAAAAGGAATTGGAGAAAAGTCAGGGGCAGTAG
- the hpt gene encoding hypoxanthine phosphoribosyltransferase: protein MHKIKVEDKEFEIFLENDTINKRIRLLGIQMNVDYEGKCPLFIGVLNGSFLFMADLIKEITVPCEIAFMRVASYQGTSSSGKVKELIGLPEDISGRDVIIVEDIVDTGLTLTHILKTIKEKKPASVKVSTLLLKPSALQYEIEALEYVGFEIPNEFVVGYGLDYNGLGRNLNDIYRATEV, encoded by the coding sequence ATGCACAAAATAAAAGTAGAGGATAAAGAATTCGAGATTTTTTTAGAAAATGACACCATAAACAAAAGGATTCGCTTGCTGGGCATCCAGATGAATGTAGATTACGAAGGAAAATGCCCTTTATTTATTGGGGTATTAAACGGTAGCTTTTTATTTATGGCCGATCTGATTAAAGAAATTACTGTTCCCTGCGAAATTGCTTTTATGCGTGTAGCCTCATACCAAGGCACATCAAGCTCTGGTAAGGTGAAAGAACTAATTGGATTACCGGAAGATATTTCAGGCCGTGATGTGATTATTGTAGAAGATATTGTAGATACGGGTCTAACCTTAACCCACATTTTAAAAACCATTAAAGAAAAGAAACCCGCATCGGTAAAAGTAAGTACGCTTTTACTTAAACCAAGTGCATTGCAGTACGAAATAGAAGCACTTGAATATGTGGGCTTTGAGATACCCAACGAGTTTGTTGTTGGCTACGGACTGGATTATAACGGACTTGGCAGAAACCTGAACGATATTTACCGGGCTACCGAGGTATAA
- a CDS encoding phosphatidylserine decarboxylase family protein: MTIHKEGYTTIAISILFIFVINAIVDYKYHDITWLRWFVYIFSAALFIIVLQFFRNPSRSFSSGENLVICPADGKVVVIEETEEGEYFKDKRLQVSIFMSPINVHINRNPISGVVKFFKYHPGKYLAAWNPKSSTENERTTTVVEHKNGTPVLFRQIAGALARRIVWYVKEGDQVVQTEQFGFIKFGSRVDVFLPVGTKVNVELNQVVKGGITTLATLS; encoded by the coding sequence ATGACCATACACAAAGAAGGCTACACCACTATCGCCATAAGCATATTGTTTATTTTTGTTATCAACGCAATTGTTGATTATAAATACCATGACATAACCTGGTTACGCTGGTTTGTTTACATTTTTTCTGCCGCCTTGTTTATCATTGTTCTGCAGTTTTTCCGTAATCCCAGCCGCAGCTTTTCATCAGGCGAAAACCTGGTTATTTGCCCGGCAGATGGTAAAGTTGTAGTAATTGAAGAGACGGAAGAAGGCGAATATTTTAAAGATAAACGTTTACAGGTGTCAATCTTTATGTCGCCAATTAATGTGCACATTAACCGTAACCCTATCTCGGGTGTGGTTAAATTCTTTAAATATCACCCGGGCAAATACCTTGCAGCCTGGAACCCAAAATCTTCTACAGAGAATGAGCGTACAACTACGGTTGTAGAACATAAAAACGGTACTCCGGTATTGTTCCGTCAAATTGCGGGTGCATTAGCACGCCGGATTGTATGGTACGTAAAAGAAGGCGACCAAGTGGTACAAACAGAACAATTTGGTTTTATTAAATTTGGCTCGCGAGTTGATGTGTTTCTTCCAGTAGGCACTAAAGTTAATGTAGAGCTTAACCAGGTGGTTAAAGGGGGAATAACAACCCTGGCTACTTTAAGCTAA
- a CDS encoding mechanosensitive ion channel family protein yields MLDSAFFDQVFWGNTVKAYFLFGGILFLGLIFKRIVSRLLSRLLFKLFRSFSSQSHNDAFVALLIRPIEVFILLTTLYLSINQLKHPLEVTVFHYSKLIGKVKEQIPVTIGDCIDRIFLFMIILSIFWIILRIIDFISHVLLYKASLTEDKADDQLVPFLKELFKTIVIFIGFFTLLGFVFEVNVLTLITGLGIGGIAIALAAKESLENLIGSFTIFLDKPFTVGDLVKVDGVEGTVEKVGFRSTRIRTSEKTMATIPNRGMIDGVLENLSLRNSRKVSFIIGLTYETNSTSLRKIITEIESYINSHKGTSDDGNASFKSFGDSGLNVEVNYFVTELNYSEFLQIRQEINLEIMDIVMRNKSDFAYPTQRLISDRVVSQGDNTEVGNDTTD; encoded by the coding sequence ATGTTAGATTCAGCTTTTTTCGACCAGGTTTTTTGGGGCAATACCGTAAAGGCCTACTTCCTTTTTGGCGGCATACTTTTTTTAGGTTTAATATTTAAAAGGATCGTTTCGAGGCTATTAAGTCGCTTGCTGTTTAAGCTTTTCCGTAGCTTTTCAAGCCAATCGCACAACGATGCTTTTGTGGCTCTGCTCATCAGGCCTATTGAGGTTTTTATCCTCTTAACTACACTTTACCTTTCTATTAATCAGTTAAAACACCCTTTAGAAGTAACAGTATTCCATTACAGTAAACTCATTGGCAAGGTTAAAGAGCAGATTCCGGTAACCATCGGTGATTGTATAGACAGGATATTCCTTTTTATGATTATCCTTTCCATTTTCTGGATCATTTTAAGGATAATCGATTTTATCAGTCACGTATTGCTCTACAAAGCATCGTTAACCGAAGATAAAGCCGACGACCAGTTGGTGCCTTTCCTGAAAGAGCTTTTTAAAACCATTGTTATTTTTATCGGCTTTTTTACCCTGCTTGGCTTCGTTTTCGAAGTAAATGTGCTTACCCTGATTACTGGTTTAGGTATTGGCGGTATCGCGATTGCACTGGCTGCAAAAGAAAGTTTAGAGAACCTTATCGGATCGTTTACTATCTTTTTGGATAAACCTTTTACGGTTGGAGACCTTGTAAAAGTTGATGGTGTAGAAGGAACGGTAGAAAAAGTGGGGTTTAGAAGCACGAGGATCAGAACGTCAGAAAAAACGATGGCAACCATTCCCAATCGCGGGATGATTGATGGTGTGCTGGAAAATTTATCGTTGCGGAACTCGCGTAAGGTATCTTTTATTATTGGCCTTACGTACGAAACCAACTCAACATCGCTGCGGAAAATCATTACCGAAATAGAAAGTTATATTAACAGCCATAAGGGCACCAGCGACGATGGAAATGCCTCTTTTAAAAGCTTTGGCGACTCAGGTTTAAACGTAGAGGTAAATTACTTTGTAACGGAGCTCAATTACTCCGAATTCCTTCAAATCAGGCAGGAAATTAACCTCGAGATAATGGATATCGTAATGCGCAATAAATCTGATTTCGCCTACCCTACGCAACGGTTGATTAGTGACAGGGTGGTTTCGCAGGGCGATAATACGGAGGTTGGCAACGATACGACGGATTAA
- the rplS gene encoding 50S ribosomal protein L19, whose amino-acid sequence MDLVKFVEEQAIAKKDFPAFKSGDTVSVHYKIREGNKERVQIYQGVVIQRNSAGANETFTVRKMSNGVGVERIFPFNSPNIEKVEVNSYGKVRRAKLFYLRALTGKAARIKSLRK is encoded by the coding sequence ATGGATTTAGTAAAATTTGTTGAAGAGCAGGCCATCGCGAAAAAAGATTTTCCTGCGTTCAAGTCTGGCGATACAGTGAGCGTACACTATAAAATTCGCGAAGGTAATAAAGAACGTGTTCAAATTTACCAAGGTGTTGTAATACAACGTAACAGTGCAGGTGCTAACGAAACCTTCACCGTACGTAAAATGAGCAACGGCGTTGGCGTTGAGCGTATTTTCCCTTTTAATTCTCCGAACATCGAGAAAGTAGAAGTGAATAGCTATGGTAAAGTGCGTAGAGCTAAATTGTTCTATTTACGTGCTTTAACTGGTAAAGCTGCTCGTATCAAATCTTTGAGAAAATAA
- a CDS encoding WG repeat-containing protein translates to MRQLFTTVFLSVLVIVANAQNIVPKRNASGKYGFIDKSGKEVVPFKYDDAGYNFEDGIIKVKLNAKYGFIDETGKVVIPIIYDEVRGLSEGLIGALINGKFGFIDKAGKTIIAFKYDYGTYFKEGFTPVENGKKSGYIDKNGKEITSLKYDVAFDFHEGIAKVRLNEKYGFIDNTGREITTLKYEDGNNFKNGFASVKLKDKWGFIDKTGKEITRFKYDYAKDFSDGVAPVEKNKLYGAIDKNGNEIIPFKYRFIADFVDGLAKAGLNGREGFINRTGEEVIPIKYDAVGEFKNGAAIFRLNGRWGSFDKTGKEITK, encoded by the coding sequence ATGAGACAATTATTTACAACAGTATTTTTAAGCGTATTGGTTATTGTGGCCAATGCCCAAAATATAGTACCCAAGCGAAACGCCAGTGGGAAATATGGATTTATAGACAAAAGCGGGAAAGAGGTAGTTCCTTTTAAATACGATGATGCTGGATATAATTTTGAAGACGGCATAATAAAGGTTAAGCTGAATGCCAAATATGGCTTTATTGATGAAACCGGAAAGGTTGTAATTCCTATTATTTACGATGAGGTTCGTGGTTTATCCGAAGGCTTAATCGGTGCCTTAATTAATGGAAAATTTGGCTTTATAGACAAGGCTGGCAAAACAATAATCGCTTTCAAGTATGATTACGGAACTTACTTCAAAGAAGGCTTTACACCAGTTGAAAATGGTAAAAAATCGGGCTACATAGATAAAAACGGTAAGGAAATCACATCCTTAAAATACGATGTTGCTTTTGATTTTCATGAAGGTATTGCCAAGGTTAGATTAAACGAAAAGTATGGATTTATAGATAATACAGGGAGAGAAATTACAACTTTAAAATATGAAGATGGAAATAACTTTAAAAATGGCTTTGCCAGTGTTAAACTGAAAGATAAATGGGGTTTTATTGATAAAACAGGCAAAGAAATTACCAGGTTTAAATACGATTATGCAAAAGATTTTTCGGATGGGGTTGCTCCTGTTGAAAAGAATAAACTCTATGGCGCCATTGATAAAAACGGAAACGAAATTATTCCTTTCAAGTATCGGTTCATAGCTGATTTTGTGGATGGTTTGGCCAAAGCCGGGCTTAATGGAAGAGAAGGGTTTATAAACCGAACCGGTGAGGAAGTTATCCCCATTAAGTACGATGCAGTAGGCGAATTTAAAAATGGAGCAGCTATTTTTAGATTAAATGGCAGATGGGGATCGTTTGATAAAACGGGAAAAGAAATTACAAAATAA
- a CDS encoding 7TM diverse intracellular signaling domain-containing protein, translated as MRIIYFLSLLLCSYCSCAQNLNKQLSISSGYAVDTSSAWSQGNLQSQQLYPFKPHQTVNIGYNKNAAVWCRFVLKNKSASQWIKTWLCFNNNHIDSLTLYDAAATKTIGDRTASQSPFIETLAFELNLQPNEEKTIWVRVKKVTSYLDFAYSLESQTDLEARSSRKIALTSFFLGIVFLLLMINGILFFMTKNRSYLYYIAYSILTACYAAITTNFAKYIMFPQFRFFSEGRVYVGALWYIALSFFLDHFLKLRKNQPIKHKIVIAFNCINFSLILISISLLVLYPDVEFHYFFILGYIVFLASIVLLFISALSHVKIERMQGIYALFAFLPQLIWGASLILKTFEIIPYAMGGNWMLFISLYEVFLFGYVLSRNYIDIFLKNNELMQEIIFEKESSLKTISEVQLRERRNIANIIHDRVGSKIAYIMHLFDMENTKLAKQTIGELAEDIRDISHKILPKALDDGALVASLQSQLKTLNAGLTDTKIELFCYDFPEKVHEPWVYDLYLISLEIINNAIKHGQSALITLEFYQYSRHYHFQFVDDGIGFNMQQINKGFGLENIEKRIHYYDGNFEINSVKNEGTIIQINIPT; from the coding sequence ATGAGAATAATCTACTTTCTTAGCCTTCTGCTATGCTCTTATTGCTCATGCGCACAAAACCTCAATAAACAACTCTCTATCTCATCTGGTTACGCTGTAGATACAAGTTCTGCCTGGAGTCAGGGTAATCTTCAGTCGCAGCAACTTTACCCTTTTAAGCCGCACCAAACGGTTAATATCGGTTACAATAAAAACGCAGCAGTATGGTGCAGGTTTGTGCTTAAAAATAAAAGTGCGTCACAATGGATAAAAACCTGGTTGTGTTTTAATAACAACCATATCGATAGCCTTACGCTTTACGATGCTGCGGCAACCAAAACCATTGGCGATAGAACAGCCAGCCAAAGCCCTTTTATCGAAACACTGGCATTTGAGCTTAATTTGCAGCCTAATGAGGAGAAAACAATTTGGGTAAGGGTAAAAAAAGTGACCTCTTATCTAGATTTCGCTTATAGTTTAGAGAGCCAGACTGATCTGGAAGCCAGGTCATCGCGCAAAATAGCCCTAACCTCTTTTTTTCTAGGCATTGTTTTTTTGCTGCTCATGATTAATGGAATCTTGTTTTTCATGACCAAAAACCGGTCGTACCTCTACTACATAGCCTATTCTATACTCACGGCCTGTTATGCTGCCATTACCACCAATTTTGCCAAGTACATTATGTTTCCGCAGTTTCGGTTCTTTAGCGAAGGTAGGGTTTACGTTGGGGCGCTTTGGTATATCGCACTCAGTTTTTTTCTAGACCATTTTTTAAAATTGCGGAAAAATCAACCCATTAAGCATAAAATTGTAATTGCGTTCAATTGTATTAATTTTTCGCTGATTTTGATTTCAATTTCGCTGCTTGTGCTTTACCCGGATGTTGAATTCCACTATTTTTTTATACTGGGTTATATCGTATTTCTGGCTTCAATTGTTTTACTGTTCATTTCGGCACTATCGCATGTAAAAATCGAAAGAATGCAGGGTATTTATGCTTTGTTTGCCTTTTTGCCACAGCTTATTTGGGGCGCCAGCCTCATTTTAAAAACTTTCGAAATTATTCCATACGCAATGGGTGGTAACTGGATGTTGTTTATCAGTCTTTACGAGGTGTTTTTGTTTGGCTATGTACTATCCAGAAATTACATTGATATCTTTTTGAAGAACAATGAGCTGATGCAGGAAATTATTTTCGAAAAAGAGAGCTCCCTAAAAACGATCAGTGAAGTTCAGTTGCGTGAGCGCAGAAATATTGCCAATATTATTCATGATAGAGTGGGCAGTAAAATTGCTTACATCATGCATCTTTTTGATATGGAGAATACCAAACTGGCCAAACAAACCATTGGCGAGCTGGCCGAAGATATCAGAGATATTTCGCATAAAATCCTTCCAAAAGCACTTGATGACGGCGCACTGGTGGCCAGTTTACAAAGCCAACTCAAAACCTTAAATGCAGGTTTAACAGATACCAAAATTGAGCTTTTTTGTTATGATTTTCCAGAGAAAGTACATGAGCCCTGGGTTTACGATTTATACCTGATTTCGCTCGAAATTATCAATAATGCGATAAAACACGGTCAGAGTGCTCTAATTACCCTCGAATTTTACCAATATAGCAGGCACTATCATTTTCAGTTTGTAGATGACGGAATTGGTTTTAATATGCAGCAGATCAACAAAGGTTTCGGGTTGGAGAATATCGAAAAACGGATTCACTATTATGATGGCAACTTCGAAATTAACAGTGTTAAAAATGAAGGCACCATTATTCAGATTAATATTCCGACCTAA
- a CDS encoding response regulator: protein MPKQIVICDDHLLFLNGISELLKNTGNDYCIFKFSDVHSCRQHLMQHTADVFICDLNINHSDGFLLLEELKSQLKNTKTIILTAYYEDFLIQKAKKLGVDAFLKKETPAEELIEIIESGKNKEFYTNKNYKNGNSVYSTIDNPIINKFRISKQEKEIIKLIIKGLTSKEIADVLFISITTVTTHRKNIHRKLEISNSSSLIKFAHENNLLS, encoded by the coding sequence ATGCCAAAACAGATCGTTATTTGCGATGACCATTTACTTTTTTTAAATGGCATTTCAGAATTGCTTAAAAATACCGGAAACGACTATTGCATTTTCAAATTTAGCGATGTGCACTCCTGCAGGCAACATTTAATGCAACACACTGCCGATGTTTTTATATGTGATTTAAACATTAACCATAGTGATGGTTTTTTGCTGCTGGAGGAACTAAAATCTCAGTTAAAAAATACGAAAACGATTATCCTAACAGCTTATTATGAAGATTTTCTAATTCAAAAGGCGAAAAAACTGGGCGTTGATGCTTTTCTGAAGAAAGAAACACCGGCCGAAGAGCTGATTGAGATCATAGAATCAGGTAAAAACAAGGAGTTTTATACCAATAAGAATTATAAGAACGGAAATAGTGTGTACAGCACTATTGATAATCCGATTATCAATAAATTCAGGATCTCTAAACAGGAGAAAGAAATTATTAAATTAATTATTAAAGGACTTACAAGTAAAGAAATTGCTGATGTGCTGTTTATCAGTATAACAACTGTTACCACCCACCGGAAAAATATCCACCGGAAACTGGAAATCAGCAACAGCAGTTCGCTCATCAAATTTGCTCATGAGAATAATCTACTTTCTTAG
- the trmD gene encoding tRNA (guanosine(37)-N1)-methyltransferase TrmD, with the protein MRFDIITVLPALLESPFAHSILHRAQKKGIAEIVVHNLRDYATNKQKSVDDYQYGGGSGMVMSIEPFAACIEKLQAEREYDEIIFMSPDGVTLNQSTANELSIKKNIIILCGHYKGIDQRIRDIFVTREISVGDYVLSGGELPAAIVVDAVVRLIPGVLNDETSALSDSFQGELLDAPVYTRPADWRGHKVPDVLLSGHEAKVNEWRHEQALERTKIRRPDLLE; encoded by the coding sequence ATGCGTTTCGATATTATAACTGTTTTACCCGCCCTATTGGAAAGTCCTTTTGCCCATTCTATACTGCACCGCGCACAGAAAAAAGGGATTGCCGAAATTGTGGTACATAACTTACGTGATTATGCTACCAATAAGCAAAAAAGTGTAGATGACTATCAGTATGGTGGTGGAAGTGGTATGGTTATGAGTATTGAACCTTTTGCTGCCTGTATTGAAAAACTTCAGGCAGAGCGCGAGTACGATGAAATTATTTTCATGAGCCCCGATGGTGTTACCTTAAATCAAAGCACGGCTAACGAGCTTTCCATTAAGAAAAACATCATTATCCTGTGCGGGCATTATAAAGGCATAGATCAGCGTATCAGAGATATATTTGTAACCAGAGAAATCTCTGTTGGCGATTATGTTTTAAGTGGCGGTGAGCTTCCTGCAGCCATTGTAGTAGATGCCGTCGTACGCTTAATTCCTGGCGTATTAAACGATGAAACATCGGCCTTATCCGATAGTTTTCAGGGAGAATTACTTGATGCCCCCGTATACACCCGCCCGGCCGATTGGCGCGGACATAAAGTGCCCGATGTTTTGTTAAGCGGACACGAAGCGAAGGTAAACGAATGGAGGCACGAACAAGCCCTTGAACGAACTAAAATACGTCGCCCCGATTTGCTTGAATAA
- a CDS encoding DUF4419 domain-containing protein — protein sequence MIRKLYLSFLLFTVFGTAVNAQKATVVEIEKLSPPEKLLKETAAKDLPDLYRSAFEKMSPLPDSLVFYQDHPFLTGFFNAYKDHRPVVLSPDMIWLLISQGFARHIDNNREALRRKLVNFEGRKVLTVMANDIKLGNANSNWEALFPQFNQQISLFTGKKFVKNLTADFSTTTPTTKIASEITLMEGMRSYFVYQVILISCGIPRVTIEGTVEDWEKVLQKIKFIKQYDLSWWTTELEPIVKEIIQAKKGKPNNEFWMNMIKVHTTKAYGTVNTIDGWITKLFPYNKKGLKTNFKPISDIGGLAPELVKVPFILEDKVTRKTYNMEFWAGFVGLRQNKNDFSLKPEIGWAISSSVEGGATMSKSDALSVYNITEIPNEVYAAKNLRVLELSFKNQIKIPDQLAEISILTLKLHGNITEEEEKRIFKLFPKTQIIINDKGPELKVVKGIR from the coding sequence ATGATCAGAAAATTATACCTCTCATTTTTACTCTTTACAGTATTTGGCACAGCCGTAAATGCCCAGAAAGCCACTGTTGTAGAAATTGAAAAACTATCTCCTCCAGAAAAATTACTAAAAGAAACCGCCGCAAAAGATTTGCCGGATTTATATCGCAGTGCGTTCGAAAAAATGTCTCCATTGCCCGATAGTCTTGTCTTTTATCAGGATCATCCCTTTTTAACCGGCTTTTTTAACGCTTATAAAGATCACAGGCCTGTAGTTTTATCGCCTGATATGATTTGGTTACTCATCAGTCAAGGGTTTGCAAGGCATATCGATAACAACAGGGAGGCTTTAAGGCGTAAACTGGTTAATTTTGAAGGGCGTAAAGTGCTAACCGTAATGGCTAATGATATCAAGCTAGGTAACGCAAATAGCAACTGGGAAGCACTTTTTCCACAGTTTAATCAGCAAATAAGTCTGTTTACCGGAAAGAAGTTTGTTAAAAATCTAACAGCAGATTTTAGCACCACCACTCCTACCACTAAAATTGCATCAGAAATTACCTTGATGGAAGGAATGAGATCATATTTTGTATACCAGGTTATTTTGATTAGCTGCGGTATCCCCAGGGTAACGATAGAAGGAACTGTGGAGGACTGGGAAAAAGTGCTCCAAAAAATAAAATTTATTAAACAGTACGATTTAAGCTGGTGGACAACAGAACTCGAACCCATTGTAAAAGAAATTATCCAGGCCAAAAAAGGCAAGCCGAATAACGAGTTTTGGATGAATATGATTAAAGTGCATACCACCAAAGCTTATGGTACCGTTAACACTATAGATGGCTGGATTACAAAACTTTTTCCTTACAATAAAAAGGGATTAAAAACCAATTTCAAGCCCATTTCTGATATTGGTGGCCTGGCACCGGAGCTGGTAAAGGTTCCGTTTATATTAGAAGATAAAGTAACCAGGAAGACATACAACATGGAGTTCTGGGCGGGGTTTGTAGGCCTTAGGCAAAACAAAAATGATTTTTCATTAAAGCCAGAAATTGGCTGGGCAATTAGCTCATCAGTAGAAGGCGGAGCTACCATGAGCAAATCTGATGCGCTGAGCGTTTATAACATTACAGAGATACCCAACGAAGTGTATGCTGCTAAAAATCTGCGTGTGCTCGAACTCAGCTTTAAAAACCAGATTAAAATACCGGATCAGCTGGCCGAGATCAGTATTTTAACACTCAAGTTGCACGGTAATATAACCGAAGAAGAAGAAAAGCGGATATTTAAGCTTTTTCCAAAAACGCAGATTATTATCAATGATAAAGGGCCGGAACTGAAAGTAGTAAAAGGGATCAGGTAA